From Paenibacillus sp. V4I7, one genomic window encodes:
- a CDS encoding DUF6463 family protein has translation MNSKVITSHLLAKIAGYILIVIGTLHLLLGIIGDFNTTPERWTTIARSGFWNTIVPPWINEYIPLQLTFWTQPGSFAIPLSILGCLIVWNAAKRQALPSFLGWLLLVFALITCIMAPVGGFWPNLLAAILIIIYTNRQKQNEEH, from the coding sequence ATGAATTCAAAAGTAATCACCTCACATCTTCTTGCAAAGATCGCGGGTTACATTCTCATTGTAATTGGAACATTACACCTGCTCCTTGGGATCATAGGAGACTTTAATACAACCCCCGAGCGATGGACAACGATTGCTAGGTCCGGTTTCTGGAATACGATAGTCCCTCCTTGGATAAATGAATATATACCCCTACAGCTCACTTTTTGGACACAACCCGGCAGCTTTGCTATTCCGCTTTCGATTCTTGGTTGTCTCATCGTCTGGAACGCAGCGAAACGTCAGGCACTTCCGAGTTTTCTCGGATGGCTTTTGCTGGTGTTCGCTCTGATCACTTGCATTATGGCGCCGGTAGGCGGCTTCTGGCCAAATCTGCTTGCAGCCATTTTGATTATCATCTATACAAATCGGCAGAAGCAAAATGAAGAGCATTGA
- a CDS encoding DUF6463 family protein, producing the protein MKSLWKYSDIFLIATGILHNLIGFILRWDIFLDIIDSGVWNTLFSHDDRMSFFWLISSGFFWIVLGHVLHFYIKKYNSPVPKMVGWYLLGYAVILVILMPTTGGWLFFPQAYIILRAKQ; encoded by the coding sequence ATGAAATCTTTGTGGAAATACTCAGACATTTTTCTGATTGCTACTGGCATCCTGCACAATTTAATTGGATTCATCCTTCGTTGGGATATTTTTCTTGACATTATCGATAGCGGAGTATGGAACACTCTTTTCTCACATGATGATCGGATGTCTTTTTTTTGGCTTATATCGTCAGGGTTCTTTTGGATTGTATTGGGACACGTTCTTCATTTCTATATTAAAAAATACAACAGTCCTGTGCCGAAAATGGTTGGATGGTATTTACTTGGATATGCAGTGATCTTAGTTATATTGATGCCTACAACTGGTGGCTGGTTATTCTTCCCACAAGCTTACATAATTTTACGAGCAAAGCAATAG